The Saccharomonospora cyanea NA-134 genome includes a region encoding these proteins:
- a CDS encoding VOC family protein, with protein MTAHVIAVAVDCEDAETLAMFWREALGAPPPRRWRDADGLTYVQLDSQPVLVFQPVPERKAVKNRLHLDIAPASGSQADEVERLVGLGAKILDSADRHPWVVLADPEGNEFCVLSPR; from the coding sequence ATGACTGCACACGTGATCGCCGTGGCCGTCGACTGCGAGGACGCGGAGACGCTCGCGATGTTCTGGAGAGAGGCTCTCGGCGCGCCGCCCCCGCGGCGCTGGCGGGACGCCGACGGCCTGACCTACGTGCAACTCGACTCCCAGCCCGTACTGGTGTTCCAGCCCGTGCCCGAACGCAAGGCGGTGAAGAACCGGCTGCATCTCGACATCGCCCCCGCGTCGGGAAGCCAGGCCGACGAGGTGGAACGGCTGGTGGGCCTGGGTGCGAAGATCCTGGACTCCGCCGATCGTCACCCGTGGGTCGTGCTCGCCGACCCCGAGGGCAACGAGTTCTGCGTGCTGTCCCCGCGCTGA
- a CDS encoding response regulator transcription factor, with product MAHGAHAARGAYGLDRATRTLTVAAVDSVPIFRDGLSAVISRTPGLRWGGHAGSHHSGIQMCEQLRPDVLLVDSAIDPHGHLTRLLADGHPMLVIVVLVDATHRTTAYLDTMMNAGVHGALPRSVEPRQLTDGIRRTYVERHYTDPALAPLVPAQRAGEAGVAQRPHMPLSRREYQVLQLIAEGMENSAVADTLFLSVETVRTHVKSILRKLSARDRTHAVTKAFRSGLLVVTPANHDQSGVKGQPHP from the coding sequence ATGGCACACGGCGCACATGCCGCACGCGGCGCATACGGCTTGGACAGGGCGACCCGCACGCTCACCGTTGCCGCTGTGGACTCGGTGCCCATCTTCCGGGACGGACTCAGCGCCGTCATCAGCCGGACGCCCGGACTGCGATGGGGCGGGCACGCGGGCAGCCACCACTCCGGCATCCAGATGTGCGAGCAGCTTCGCCCCGACGTCCTGCTGGTCGACTCGGCGATCGACCCACACGGTCACCTCACCCGACTGCTGGCCGATGGGCACCCGATGCTGGTGATCGTGGTGCTCGTCGACGCCACGCACCGCACCACCGCCTACCTCGACACGATGATGAACGCGGGCGTGCACGGCGCGCTGCCCCGGTCGGTGGAGCCCCGCCAGCTCACCGACGGCATCCGCCGCACCTACGTCGAGCGCCACTACACCGATCCCGCGCTGGCACCACTGGTGCCCGCACAACGGGCCGGTGAGGCAGGTGTCGCCCAGCGACCGCACATGCCGCTGTCCCGACGCGAGTACCAGGTGCTGCAACTGATCGCCGAGGGTATGGAGAACTCCGCCGTGGCCGACACGCTGTTCCTGTCGGTGGAGACTGTCCGCACCCACGTCAAGAGCATCCTGCGCAAGCTGTCGGCACGCGATCGCACACACGCCGTCACCAAGGCGTTCCGCTCCGGGCTGCTTGTCGTCACTCCCGCGAACCACGACCAGTCGGGCGTGAAGGGTCAACCGCACCCCTGA
- a CDS encoding acyl-CoA dehydrogenase: protein MGHYKSNVRDLEFNLFEVLGVQERLGKGVLAESDEETARGVLSELNNLAVGPLAESFVDADRNPPVYDPKTFSATLPESFKKSYQALWDGEWWRLGLTNNLGGFGLPPTVQWAAAELILGANPALYMYLAGPNFAMILDRNGTEEQKRWAQIMIDRAWGATMVLTEPDAGSDVGAGRTKAVKQEDGSWHIEGVKRFITSGDQDMTENIMHLVLARPEGPGIEPKPGTKGLSLFLVPKFHFDSVTGELGERNGAFVTNVEHKMGLKVSTTCELTFGQHGVPAKGWLLGEVHDGIAQMFQVIEYARMMVGTKAIATLSTGYLNALEYAKERVQGPDLTRQTDKTAPRVTITHHPDVRRSLMLQKAYAEGLRAVYLYTASFQDQVWTQEGDADSLDLAERVNDLLLPIVKGVGSERATEQLVQSLQTLGGSGFLQDYPIEQYIRDSKIDSLYEGTTAIQSMDFFFRKIVRDKGKALGYIAGEIVKFIESEAGNGRLKKERELLKQALDDVQGMLGTMIGYLTSSQEDVTNVYKVGQNTVRLLMSAGDLLVGWQLLKQAEIAQAKLDAGASGKDVPFYQGKLAVASFFAKNVLPELSARRAIVEATDNDLMEVDEAAF, encoded by the coding sequence ATGGGCCACTACAAGAGCAACGTCCGAGACCTGGAGTTCAACCTCTTCGAGGTCCTCGGCGTGCAGGAACGCCTCGGCAAGGGAGTGCTCGCGGAATCCGACGAGGAGACCGCGCGCGGTGTGCTGTCCGAGCTGAACAACCTCGCCGTCGGCCCGCTCGCCGAGTCGTTCGTCGACGCCGACCGCAACCCGCCGGTCTACGACCCCAAGACCTTCTCCGCGACCCTGCCGGAGTCCTTCAAGAAGAGCTACCAGGCGCTCTGGGACGGCGAGTGGTGGCGGCTCGGCCTCACGAACAACCTCGGCGGCTTCGGCCTTCCTCCCACGGTGCAGTGGGCCGCCGCCGAACTGATCCTCGGTGCGAACCCGGCGCTGTACATGTACCTGGCCGGCCCGAACTTCGCCATGATCCTCGACCGCAACGGCACCGAGGAACAGAAGCGCTGGGCCCAGATCATGATCGACCGCGCCTGGGGCGCCACCATGGTGCTCACCGAGCCGGACGCCGGCTCCGACGTGGGCGCGGGCCGTACCAAGGCCGTCAAGCAGGAGGACGGCTCCTGGCACATCGAGGGTGTCAAGCGGTTCATCACCTCCGGCGACCAGGACATGACCGAGAACATCATGCACCTGGTGCTGGCCCGTCCCGAGGGCCCCGGCATCGAGCCGAAGCCCGGCACCAAGGGACTGTCGCTGTTCCTCGTGCCGAAGTTCCACTTCGACTCAGTCACCGGTGAGCTCGGTGAGCGCAACGGCGCGTTCGTCACGAACGTCGAGCACAAGATGGGCCTGAAGGTCTCCACCACCTGCGAGCTCACCTTCGGCCAGCACGGCGTCCCTGCCAAGGGCTGGCTGCTCGGCGAGGTGCACGACGGCATCGCGCAGATGTTCCAGGTCATCGAGTACGCCCGCATGATGGTGGGCACGAAGGCCATCGCGACGCTGTCCACCGGCTACCTCAACGCGCTGGAGTACGCCAAGGAGCGCGTGCAGGGCCCGGACCTGACCCGGCAGACCGACAAGACGGCCCCGCGCGTCACCATCACGCACCACCCCGACGTGCGCCGGTCGCTCATGCTCCAGAAGGCCTACGCCGAGGGCCTGCGCGCGGTGTACCTCTACACCGCCTCCTTCCAGGACCAGGTGTGGACCCAGGAGGGCGACGCCGACTCGCTCGACCTCGCGGAGCGCGTCAACGACCTGCTGCTGCCCATCGTCAAGGGCGTCGGCTCCGAGCGCGCCACCGAGCAGCTCGTGCAGTCGCTCCAGACGCTCGGCGGCTCGGGCTTCCTGCAGGACTACCCGATCGAGCAGTACATCCGTGACTCGAAGATCGACTCGCTGTACGAGGGCACGACCGCCATCCAGTCGATGGACTTCTTCTTCCGGAAGATCGTCCGCGACAAGGGCAAGGCCCTCGGCTACATCGCGGGCGAGATCGTGAAGTTCATCGAGTCCGAGGCGGGCAACGGCAGGCTCAAGAAGGAGCGCGAGCTGCTGAAGCAGGCGCTGGACGACGTCCAGGGCATGCTCGGGACGATGATCGGCTACCTGACCTCGTCGCAGGAGGACGTCACCAACGTCTACAAGGTCGGCCAGAACACCGTGCGGCTGCTGATGTCGGCGGGTGACCTGCTCGTGGGCTGGCAGCTGCTCAAGCAGGCCGAGATCGCCCAGGCCAAGCTGGACGCAGGCGCCTCGGGCAAGGACGTGCCGTTCTACCAGGGCAAGCTGGCCGTGGCGTCGTTCTTCGCCAAGAACGTGCTGCCGGAGCTCTCCGCCCGGCGCGCCATCGTCGAGGCCACCGACAACGACCTCATGGAGGTCGACGAAGCGGCGTTCTGA
- a CDS encoding GlsB/YeaQ/YmgE family stress response membrane protein produces MAISGIISAILVGLVLGILARLVVPGKQNIPIWLTILVGIAAAFLGTAIARGLGYADTEGWDWLEFITQLVVAAIGVSLVAGMYPRRHIRA; encoded by the coding sequence ATGGCGATTTCGGGAATCATCTCCGCGATTCTGGTGGGTCTGGTGCTCGGGATCCTCGCCAGGTTGGTCGTTCCGGGGAAGCAGAACATTCCGATCTGGCTCACGATCCTCGTCGGTATCGCCGCCGCGTTCCTCGGCACGGCTATCGCGAGAGGCCTGGGGTACGCCGACACGGAAGGCTGGGACTGGCTGGAGTTCATCACGCAGCTCGTCGTCGCCGCGATCGGCGTCTCGCTGGTGGCGGGCATGTACCCGCGCAGGCACATCCGAGCATGA
- a CDS encoding peptidoglycan binding domain-containing protein, with product MGGPDDGERSTSETDTDIDLVDEFPPAEVTRTDGWTSPGIRWRRGVGNALVALGAVTGSLAVVYVVDLVVGIGDVPRGVTVAGVDIGGLDRRDAEAELRRELGPLVVRPVELRAGGIDVSLDPREAGLGVDWSATVERAGEQPWLPWARLASLFGDREVPLVTTVDEGAVKAALGRLAQERVNRPAIDGGIALKPVEGVHDDGGVLPQAIEPKVGTRVSDLNAAVAAVRVHWPHAERIDLPVEVLRPRLTAEAVHAVLEDTVRPLLAGPVLVRGDGIDSVLLPEDIRQALGFEVRGDGDGATLGVTLDHAVLSSAVQSELGVTERPARDASLVFRNGTPVVVPSVRGTRIDWERTFAGLAQTLATAPADRREVTVLYDAVEPAVTTQDVHALEVREVVATATTSGHAPEELAGADVATGALNGVVVKPGETVELEAYAAPPPWLAVVEEAARRAGLSVAEGHRITNDTETAVAVHVRSTATTVRVTLWGTRP from the coding sequence GTGGGTGGTCCTGACGACGGCGAAAGATCCACCTCCGAGACCGACACCGACATCGATCTCGTCGACGAGTTCCCTCCGGCGGAGGTGACCCGTACCGACGGTTGGACTTCTCCCGGAATCCGCTGGCGACGTGGTGTCGGCAACGCCCTGGTGGCACTCGGCGCCGTCACCGGGTCGCTCGCCGTGGTGTACGTGGTCGACCTGGTGGTCGGTATCGGTGACGTGCCCCGCGGCGTCACGGTAGCCGGTGTGGACATCGGCGGACTCGACAGGCGGGACGCGGAGGCCGAACTCCGCCGCGAACTCGGCCCGCTCGTGGTGAGGCCCGTGGAGCTGCGCGCCGGTGGGATCGACGTCTCGCTCGATCCCCGGGAGGCCGGGCTCGGTGTGGACTGGTCGGCCACCGTCGAGCGGGCGGGGGAGCAACCGTGGTTGCCGTGGGCGAGGCTTGCCTCGCTGTTCGGTGACCGGGAGGTGCCGTTGGTGACCACTGTCGACGAGGGCGCCGTGAAGGCCGCGCTGGGCCGTCTCGCGCAGGAGCGTGTCAACCGCCCCGCCATCGACGGAGGCATCGCTCTGAAGCCCGTCGAGGGTGTTCACGACGACGGCGGTGTGCTCCCCCAGGCGATCGAGCCGAAGGTGGGCACGAGGGTGTCCGACCTGAACGCCGCCGTCGCCGCCGTCCGGGTCCACTGGCCGCACGCCGAGCGCATCGACCTTCCCGTGGAGGTGCTGCGGCCGAGGCTGACGGCGGAGGCCGTGCACGCCGTGTTGGAGGACACCGTGCGGCCGTTGCTGGCGGGTCCCGTGCTGGTCCGCGGCGACGGGATCGACTCCGTGTTGCTGCCCGAGGACATCCGCCAGGCGCTCGGCTTCGAGGTTCGCGGCGACGGTGACGGCGCGACCCTGGGCGTGACACTGGATCACGCGGTGTTGAGCAGCGCCGTACAGAGTGAGTTGGGGGTCACCGAGCGTCCCGCCAGGGACGCCTCTCTCGTGTTCCGCAACGGGACGCCCGTGGTGGTGCCCTCGGTGCGCGGCACGCGCATCGACTGGGAACGCACCTTCGCCGGGTTGGCGCAAACGCTTGCCACGGCACCGGCGGACCGGCGGGAGGTCACGGTGCTCTACGACGCCGTGGAACCGGCCGTCACCACCCAGGACGTCCACGCACTGGAGGTCAGGGAGGTCGTCGCCACCGCGACGACGAGCGGGCACGCACCCGAGGAACTCGCGGGAGCGGATGTCGCGACGGGGGCGTTGAACGGTGTGGTGGTGAAGCCGGGCGAGACGGTGGAGCTGGAGGCGTACGCCGCTCCTCCGCCGTGGCTGGCCGTGGTGGAGGAAGCGGCGAGGCGGGCAGGCCTGTCGGTGGCCGAGGGCCATCGGATCACGAACGACACCGAGACGGCCGTCGCCGTCCACGTCCGGTCGACGGCGACGACGGTGCGAGTCACCCTCTGGGGCACCCGCCCCTGA
- a CDS encoding GroES family chaperonin: MNTVSETNGPLASDAKLEIQMLHDRVLVRMPSEDGERRSTGGIVIPATAQVARRLSWGNVLGVGNNVRNVKVGDRVLFNAEDQLEVEIQGNAYLVMRERDVHAVASERTEHGTGLYL, translated from the coding sequence ATGAATACCGTGTCAGAAACCAACGGCCCACTCGCATCGGACGCCAAACTCGAAATCCAGATGCTGCACGACCGCGTGCTCGTGCGCATGCCGTCGGAGGACGGTGAACGGCGCAGCACCGGTGGCATCGTGATCCCGGCGACCGCCCAGGTGGCGCGGCGGCTCTCCTGGGGCAACGTGCTGGGAGTGGGCAACAACGTACGCAACGTCAAGGTCGGCGACCGCGTGTTGTTCAACGCCGAGGACCAGCTCGAGGTCGAGATCCAGGGCAATGCGTACCTCGTGATGCGGGAACGCGACGTTCACGCGGTCGCCAGCGAGCGGACGGAGCACGGCACGGGCCTCTACCTGTAG
- a CDS encoding NHL domain-containing thioredoxin family protein, which translates to MLLTPGVSVEQSKPRARVRAPELTGDAWWNTGGEPLTLAGLRGKIVLLDFWTSGCVNCLHVLDELRPLEEEFADVLVTVGVHSPKFVHEGGRDSVAAAVARLGVDHPVVSDPDMSLWQQYAVKAWPTLVVVDPEGYVVHVAAGEGHGDALRRVIGELVALHERNGTLRRGETDLREVARADTDGRGHLDGLRFPSKAVVTAEGRVLVADTANHSVAEFASDAETLLRRFGDGRRGAVDGAFDVARFAEPSGLTLLPTHVADEVGYHLLVADTANHLLRGVDLRTGAVRTVAGTGRQWRDGDDSGPALGVDLTSPWDVRWWDAANGVVVAMAGNHTLSLFDPVEGTISRFAGTTVEGLRDASAAEAFFAQTSGLAVTGERLWLVDAETSALRYVERDGGDAGDAGGFVVRTAVGQDLFTFGHRDGAADSALFQHPLGVTVLPDGAIGVADTYNGAVRRFDPVTGEVTTLLRDLAEPSGLVVTDGGVLVVESAAHRLRPLERGGEDGLGGEVVDGAELAVRRPPTVLAPGQVRLAVTFVPPPGEKLDDRYGPSTRLEVSASPPELLLDGGGVGTELERTVTLADGVEGGVLQVVAQAASCASDAEHPVCRITRQDWGVPVRVESGGAAGLPLVMAGTPAE; encoded by the coding sequence GTGTTGTTGACTCCCGGTGTGAGTGTTGAGCAGTCGAAGCCCCGTGCCCGGGTGCGGGCACCAGAGCTGACCGGCGACGCCTGGTGGAACACCGGCGGCGAACCGCTGACACTCGCCGGGCTGCGCGGCAAGATCGTTCTACTGGACTTCTGGACCTCCGGGTGCGTCAACTGCCTGCACGTCCTCGACGAGCTGCGCCCCCTGGAAGAGGAGTTCGCCGACGTGCTCGTCACCGTGGGCGTGCACTCCCCGAAGTTCGTCCACGAGGGCGGACGGGACTCCGTGGCCGCCGCCGTCGCGCGTCTCGGCGTGGACCATCCGGTGGTGAGCGACCCGGACATGAGCCTCTGGCAGCAGTACGCCGTGAAGGCGTGGCCGACGCTCGTGGTCGTCGATCCCGAGGGCTACGTGGTGCACGTCGCCGCCGGTGAGGGCCACGGCGACGCCCTGCGCCGGGTGATCGGCGAGCTCGTGGCCCTCCACGAGCGCAACGGCACCCTGCGCCGGGGCGAGACCGACCTGCGTGAGGTGGCGCGTGCCGACACCGACGGCCGTGGCCACCTCGACGGCCTGCGGTTCCCGTCGAAGGCCGTGGTGACGGCCGAGGGGCGGGTGCTGGTCGCCGACACGGCCAACCACTCGGTCGCGGAGTTCGCCTCCGACGCCGAGACCCTGCTTCGCCGCTTCGGTGATGGCCGGAGGGGCGCGGTGGACGGCGCGTTCGACGTCGCCCGTTTCGCGGAGCCGTCGGGGTTGACCCTCCTGCCCACCCATGTCGCCGACGAGGTCGGTTACCACCTGCTCGTCGCCGACACCGCCAACCACCTGCTTCGGGGCGTCGACCTGCGCACCGGCGCGGTGCGCACCGTGGCGGGAACCGGGCGGCAGTGGCGCGACGGTGACGACTCCGGCCCGGCCCTCGGCGTCGACCTGACGAGTCCGTGGGACGTGCGCTGGTGGGACGCCGCGAACGGGGTCGTGGTGGCGATGGCGGGCAACCACACGCTCAGCCTCTTCGATCCGGTCGAGGGCACGATCTCGCGGTTCGCGGGCACCACCGTGGAAGGTCTGCGGGACGCCTCCGCCGCTGAGGCTTTCTTCGCGCAGACCTCCGGGCTGGCCGTGACGGGCGAACGGCTGTGGCTGGTGGACGCCGAGACCTCGGCCCTGCGGTACGTGGAGCGTGACGGCGGCGACGCCGGTGACGCCGGTGGGTTCGTCGTGCGCACCGCCGTGGGGCAGGACCTGTTCACCTTCGGTCACCGTGACGGTGCCGCCGACTCGGCGCTGTTCCAGCACCCGCTGGGTGTCACCGTGCTGCCCGACGGCGCGATCGGCGTGGCTGACACCTACAACGGCGCGGTGCGGCGGTTCGATCCCGTCACCGGAGAGGTCACCACGTTGCTGCGCGATCTCGCGGAGCCGTCCGGCCTGGTCGTCACCGACGGCGGGGTGCTCGTCGTGGAGTCGGCCGCGCACCGGCTGCGTCCGCTGGAGCGCGGCGGCGAGGACGGGCTCGGGGGTGAGGTCGTGGACGGCGCCGAGCTGGCCGTGCGACGGCCTCCCACGGTGCTCGCGCCGGGGCAGGTGCGGTTGGCGGTGACGTTCGTGCCACCGCCGGGAGAGAAGCTCGACGACCGGTACGGTCCTTCCACCCGCCTCGAAGTCAGTGCCTCACCGCCGGAGCTGTTGCTCGACGGCGGGGGCGTCGGCACCGAACTCGAACGCACCGTCACGCTCGCCGACGGCGTGGAGGGCGGGGTGCTCCAGGTGGTGGCGCAGGCTGCGAGCTGTGCCTCCGACGCGGAGCATCCGGTGTGCCGGATCACCCGGCAGGACTGGGGTGTCCCCGTTCGGGTCGAATCGGGCGGGGCCGCGGGATTGCCTCTCGTCATGGCGGGAACTCCGGCCGAGTAA
- a CDS encoding translocation/assembly module TamB domain-containing protein, producing MPTIRWRPSAGGSDNPEGDSQVPVDFDPFDSNPPEAAVVDAEELLRPLLEQDGRGLLRWRRQATNAPILQVENRFVRGRLDLRAADLGVLFRFENCRFEYPPDVREANLLGLSFYRCWLPGLKARNFRSRNDLRLVRCRVEVDDDSAERGTDVLTTRTDRGVPNAAVNLTDAVVDGTVILTGTRINHPGGKALQADRLMVTGALLAYRLTTDGEVRIPGLRAGGNVNFSGARLRNPRGFALNGNGIAVSGSLLCEVDNYRPGDPRPFTVNGMVYVPSMRVAGDLVFRGARLEVDPSGEIVVDAWKTGDWYVDPHPAFIADRMYVDGNVEMGDGLRATGTLRMVNTHIGGSLRLAGAEVAVRRNVEPPYMDRAIHLDGSEINGDLEGSKMRTEGQFRLADVTVRGNVFVRDGRLSHPSRDVFSARRSRVSGNLMLSACTMKGTIRLQGMTVGGSIDLQNTTVTEPEQDESAQWAVDLRSVQVARSVLMHSRADGSFESEGGVTLDGAVIKRKLCIAGAVLTAGKNGLAFEAGDTIAEEFELTPAEVPEGRVSLRGAQCGTLHDNEQLWYATGGVELEDFRYEALDSPIPLKDDQQIELRLKWLRHAMRGYRPGPYDQLATMLRACGNEEHADTVLMRKQQYRYESLATGYGWFFGAGVRLWSWLQRWMVGYGYRPVRALAWLLALLVLGSLWFGLGSDDCAVDADRFVVIGERCAVNVDDTGLEWNPVLYTVDLLVPIADFGNKGRWHMAGADKWVSTGFIAMGWVLVTTVAAGVTRTLRRTSPN from the coding sequence GTGCCGACGATACGGTGGCGCCCTTCGGCGGGTGGGTCGGACAACCCCGAGGGTGACAGCCAGGTGCCCGTCGACTTCGATCCCTTCGACTCCAACCCACCCGAGGCGGCGGTGGTGGACGCCGAGGAGCTGCTCAGGCCGTTGCTGGAACAGGACGGCCGGGGGCTGCTGCGCTGGCGTCGGCAGGCGACGAACGCGCCGATCCTGCAGGTGGAGAACCGCTTCGTCAGGGGCAGGCTCGACCTGCGGGCGGCGGACCTCGGGGTGTTGTTCCGCTTCGAGAACTGCCGGTTCGAGTACCCGCCCGACGTGCGGGAGGCGAACCTGCTCGGCCTGTCGTTCTACCGGTGCTGGCTGCCCGGGCTCAAGGCCCGCAACTTTCGCAGCCGCAACGACCTCAGGCTGGTCCGGTGCCGGGTCGAGGTGGACGACGACAGTGCGGAACGTGGCACCGACGTCCTCACCACCCGAACCGACAGGGGAGTTCCGAACGCGGCGGTCAACCTCACCGACGCCGTGGTGGACGGCACGGTGATCCTCACCGGTACGCGGATCAACCATCCCGGTGGCAAGGCGTTGCAGGCGGACCGGCTCATGGTCACCGGAGCCCTGCTCGCCTACCGGCTCACCACCGACGGCGAGGTCCGCATCCCGGGGTTGAGAGCCGGCGGTAACGTCAACTTCTCGGGCGCGCGACTGCGGAACCCGAGGGGGTTCGCCCTCAACGGCAACGGCATCGCCGTTTCGGGAAGCCTGTTGTGCGAAGTGGACAACTACCGGCCCGGTGATCCCCGGCCCTTCACGGTCAACGGCATGGTGTACGTGCCGAGCATGCGGGTGGCGGGTGACCTCGTGTTCCGGGGAGCGCGGTTGGAGGTCGACCCGTCGGGCGAGATCGTCGTGGACGCGTGGAAGACCGGCGACTGGTACGTCGATCCGCACCCCGCGTTCATCGCCGACCGTATGTACGTCGACGGCAACGTCGAGATGGGCGACGGGCTGCGCGCGACGGGGACCCTGCGGATGGTGAACACCCACATCGGAGGGTCGCTTCGGCTGGCGGGGGCGGAGGTCGCCGTGCGGCGCAACGTCGAGCCGCCGTACATGGACCGTGCCATCCACCTCGACGGCAGCGAGATCAACGGTGACCTCGAAGGCAGCAAGATGCGCACCGAGGGGCAGTTCCGGCTGGCCGACGTGACGGTGCGCGGCAACGTGTTCGTCAGGGACGGCCGCCTGTCGCACCCGTCGCGCGACGTGTTCTCGGCCCGGCGCAGCCGGGTGTCGGGCAACCTCATGCTCAGCGCGTGCACCATGAAGGGCACCATCCGGCTGCAGGGCATGACGGTCGGCGGCAGTATCGACCTGCAGAACACCACCGTGACGGAGCCGGAGCAGGACGAGTCCGCCCAGTGGGCCGTGGACCTGCGTTCGGTGCAGGTCGCCCGCAGCGTCCTCATGCACAGCCGCGCCGACGGCTCGTTCGAGAGCGAAGGCGGTGTGACGCTCGACGGCGCGGTGATCAAGCGCAAGCTCTGTATCGCGGGTGCGGTGCTCACGGCGGGCAAGAACGGTCTCGCGTTCGAGGCGGGCGACACCATCGCCGAGGAGTTCGAGCTCACTCCCGCGGAGGTACCCGAGGGGAGGGTCTCGCTGCGGGGGGCGCAGTGTGGAACGCTGCACGACAACGAGCAGCTCTGGTATGCCACGGGCGGGGTCGAGCTGGAGGACTTTCGCTACGAGGCCCTCGACAGTCCCATCCCGCTCAAGGACGACCAGCAGATCGAGTTGCGGCTGAAGTGGTTGCGCCACGCCATGCGCGGGTACCGGCCCGGCCCGTACGACCAGCTCGCCACGATGCTGCGGGCCTGCGGCAACGAGGAGCACGCCGACACGGTCCTGATGCGCAAGCAGCAGTACCGCTACGAGTCGCTCGCCACCGGCTACGGCTGGTTCTTCGGAGCCGGGGTGCGGCTGTGGAGCTGGCTGCAACGATGGATGGTCGGCTACGGCTACCGGCCCGTGCGGGCGCTCGCGTGGTTGCTCGCGTTGTTGGTGCTGGGGAGTCTCTGGTTCGGACTCGGCAGCGACGACTGCGCCGTGGACGCCGACCGGTTCGTCGTGATCGGTGAGCGCTGCGCCGTCAACGTCGACGACACGGGCCTGGAGTGGAATCCCGTGCTCTACACCGTCGACCTGCTGGTGCCCATCGCCGACTTCGGCAACAAGGGCCGGTGGCACATGGCGGGCGCGGACAAGTGGGTGTCCACGGGGTTCATCGCGATGGGGTGGGTGCTCGTCACCACGGTGGCGGCCGGTGTCACCAGGACGTTGCGGCGCACCAGCCCCAACTGA
- a CDS encoding amino acid ABC transporter ATP-binding protein, producing MSDLIVEVSGLHKSFGRLEVLKGIDLEVRRGEVVCIIGPSGSGKSTLLRCVNLLEEPNSGTVVVNGFELTDPDCDLDRARRTVGMVFQGFNLFGHLSVLDNLTIAQRKVLGRDKAEAERVAMENLTKVGLAEKAGSMPAQLSGGQQQRVAIARALSMDPAVMLFDEPTSALDPELVGDVLRVMRQLADEGMTMLVVTHEMQFAREVADTVLFMDGGVVVEQGPPQQVIGDPREERTQKFLARVLNPVHVED from the coding sequence ATGAGTGATCTGATCGTCGAGGTCTCGGGTCTGCACAAGTCCTTCGGTCGCCTCGAGGTGCTCAAGGGCATCGACCTGGAGGTGCGGCGCGGTGAGGTCGTGTGCATCATCGGGCCGTCCGGTTCGGGCAAGTCGACGCTGCTGCGGTGTGTGAACCTGCTGGAGGAACCGAACTCGGGCACGGTCGTGGTGAACGGGTTCGAGCTGACCGACCCCGACTGCGACCTCGATCGGGCGCGCCGCACGGTCGGCATGGTCTTCCAGGGGTTCAACCTGTTCGGGCACCTGTCCGTGCTGGACAACCTGACCATCGCGCAGCGGAAGGTGCTCGGGCGGGACAAGGCCGAGGCCGAGCGCGTCGCGATGGAGAACCTCACCAAGGTGGGGCTCGCGGAGAAGGCCGGCTCGATGCCCGCGCAGCTCTCCGGTGGGCAGCAGCAGCGGGTGGCCATCGCCCGGGCGCTGTCGATGGACCCGGCGGTGATGCTGTTCGACGAACCGACGTCGGCGCTCGACCCCGAACTCGTCGGGGACGTGCTCAGGGTGATGCGGCAGCTCGCCGACGAGGGCATGACGATGCTGGTCGTCACGCACGAGATGCAGTTCGCCCGCGAGGTCGCCGACACGGTGCTGTTCATGGACGGCGGCGTGGTCGTCGAGCAGGGCCCGCCGCAGCAGGTGATCGGCGACCCGCGTGAGGAACGCACGCAGAAGTTCCTGGCCCGCGTGCTCAACCCGGTCCACGTGGAGGACTAG